In the Oryza glaberrima chromosome 6, OglaRS2, whole genome shotgun sequence genome, one interval contains:
- the LOC127778067 gene encoding heptahelical transmembrane protein ADIPOR1 codes for MGEEAAMATMESAYHDELAPAAAAAPAKGGGSKKKRKQQKREEKRKECRLVSYHELPDYMKENEFILDYYRSEWPILNALLSLFSWHNETINIWTHLLGFVLFFGLTVLHLGQYFPQVADLIGHLSWPISKVAENVSSNIGDVLSGAASFMQASPASSAGAMAAAWPVTAAAAATTRWPFFVFLAGAMFCLLSSAACHLLSCHSHRLNLFLIRLDYTGIAVMIVVSFFPPIYYIFQCEPRWQVVYLSAITAAGVATVYALMSPRLSAARYRAHRALLFVAMGLSGVVPAAHAVAVNWHEPRRNVTLAYEGAMAASYLAGTAFYLTRVPERWRPGMFDLCGHSHQIFHALVIAGALAHYAAAIVFIQARDEMGCPAP; via the exons ATGGGAGAGGAGGCAGCCATGGCCACCATGGAGAGCGCCTACCATGATGAGcttgctccggcggcggcggcggcgccggcgaagggaggagggagcaagaagaagaggaagcagcagaagagggaggagaagaggaaggagtgCAGGCTGGTGAGCTACCACGAGCTGCCGGACTACATGAAGGAGAACGAGTTCATCCTCGACTACTACCGCTCCGAGTGGCCCATCCTCAATGCCCTCCTCAGCCTCTTCTCCTGGCACAACGAGACCATCAACATCTGGAC GCATCTTCTTGGGTTCGTGCTGTTCTTCGGCCTCACCGTCCTGCATCTTGGCCAGTACTTCCCCCAGGTTGCTGATCTCATCGGACACCTCTCCTG GCCAATCTCAAAGGTTGCTGAAAATGTCTCCAGCAACATTGGAGATGTCCTCTCT GGCGCGGCGTCGTTCATGCAGGCGAGCCCGGCGTCGAGCGccggcgccatggcggcggcgtggccggtgacggcggcggcggcggcgacaacgcgGTGGCCGTTCTTCGTGTTCCTCGCGGGCGCCATGTTCTGCCTGCTGAGCAGCGCGGCGTGCCACCTCCTGTCGTGCCACTCGCACCGCCTCAACCTGTTCCTCATCCGCCTCGACTACACCGGCATCGCCGTCATGATCGTCGTCTCCTTCTTCCCGCCCATCTACTACATCTTCCAGTGCGAACCGCGGTGGCAGGTGGTGTACCTGTCGGCGATCACCGCCGCCGGGGTGGCCACCGTGTACGCGCTCATGTCGCCCAGGCTGAGCGCGGCGAGGTACCGCGCCCACCGCGCGCTGCTGTTCGTCGCCATGGGCCTCTCCGgcgtcgtccccgccgcccacgccgtcgccgtcaacTGGCACGAGCCCCGCCGGAACGTGACGCTGGCGTACGAGGGCGCCATGGCGGCGTCCTACCTCGCCGGCACCGCGTTCTACCTCACCCGCGTCCCGGAGCGGTGGCGCCCCGGCATGTTCGACCTGTGCGGCCACAGCCACCAGATCTTCCACGCGCTCGTCATCGCCGGCGCGCTCGCGCactacgccgccgccatcgtcttcatccaGGCACGCGACGAGATGGGCTGCCCGGCGCCATAG